The following nucleotide sequence is from Komagataeibacter medellinensis NBRC 3288.
CCCGCCGTCAGCGCCAGGACTGGATTGGCCTTGAAAATGGGGGAAGTGTGAAACAGCATGAACACGCAGCCACGGTTGAGAAAAAACCCAAGCGAATTTCCGGCAAGAAAGCGGAGCCACTGGATCACGAAGTGATGCTGGTTGCCCACCTTGCGAAATGTCCATAGCCGGTTGATCAGCCAGTTGATCGAGGCTGCGATGAAGTAGGCGGCAATGGTCGCCGTGGTTAGCCCGATCAGTGGGCGCAGGCTATAGACAGCCGTTGTATCCCACCCTAGTCCTAGTAATCCTACAATGCCGAATTTTAGGAATTGTGTAATCTTCTCGGAAGAGAGTCTGAGCAAGGGATAATCCTTCTGCCTGTGGCAACAAGCCAGCAGGGCATATGGTCAGGAGGATAGGCCTGCCATGGGGGGGCGCGACAGACACAAAGCGTTATATTATGGCAGATACTGCACCAATAAAAGAAAAAAGGGGGCACCGAAGTACCCCCTTTTTTTGTCTTTACTGACGGCAGGTCGGGATCAGTGCAGGATGATCTCGACGCGACGGTTCTGGGGCTCACGCGTGTCGGGGCCGGTCGGCACCAGTGGGTGGGCTTCACCGTAGCCATGAATGTCGATGGCATTGGCAGGCACGCCGTCACGGATCAGTTCAGCCTTCACGCTGTCTGCACGGCGCATGGACAGGCCAAGGTTATACTGCTGACCACGCGGGCCGGGATGGGC
It contains:
- a CDS encoding GtrA family protein, translated to MLRLSSEKITQFLKFGIVGLLGLGWDTTAVYSLRPLIGLTTATIAAYFIAASINWLINRLWTFRKVGNQHHFVIQWLRFLAGNSLGFFLNRGCVFMLFHTSPIFKANPVLALTAGAAAGMMANFHISRKLVFHGEAPDTAKHDGAEIVPFQPERAVAQNAVSSRTAVVNSRSKVG